In Apium graveolens cultivar Ventura chromosome 10, ASM990537v1, whole genome shotgun sequence, the following are encoded in one genomic region:
- the LOC141693326 gene encoding uncharacterized protein LOC141693326, giving the protein MPIKKHILVCRSGAKLVMSEDGSWAYMGGDAYAIGVDDNTRFDELKVEMADMWKLDRSSITVKYLLPNTSNNLVTISSDRDIRSMREFYEDSTTVDVYVSGTSSVTSDALATPLIRSKRTKKTVENVSSPILPLPERVTGADQVSRGDGLSRPERIITADQVSRSDVLSRPEGVIGADQVLRSDTLSRPGWVIGADQVPRSDILSRPGRVIDADKVPRSNNPSPPERVIGAAQVPRSDVLSRPERVIGVDQVPRSDVLSRPDRVIGAGQVPCSDVWSRPRQVTGADQVPRSDVLSRPEREPLILNELAVYSESEMLKNSKENERFRLAKLWENCLVGVQQQFNSACDFRDALRKYSVAQGFTCIKTENNSNRFSAKCKGKGCPWEIRASKLASSKHFVVRKLNDIHTCGAKKVSSK; this is encoded by the exons ATGCCGATAAAAAAGCATATTCTTGTTTGTCGGTCTGGTGCTAAGCTTGTGATGTCCGAGGATGGTTCATGGGCATACATGGGTGGGGATGCTTATGCTATTGGTGTTGATGATAACACTCGTTTTGATGAATTGAAAGTAGAGATGGCAGATATGTGGAAACTTGATCGTAGTTCTATTACTGTCAAGTATTTGCTACCTAACACAAGTAATAACCTTGTGACAATTTCAAGCGACAGAGACATAAGGAGCATGCGTGAATTCTATGAGGATTCTACAACTGTGGATGTTTATGTCAGCGGTACAAGTAGTGTGACTAGTGATGCATTGGCTACGCCCCTTATCAG ATCCAAGCGTACAAAAAAAACTGTTGAAAATGTCAGTTCCCCTATATTGCCTCTTCCTGAACGTGTGACCGGTGCTGATCAAGTTTCCCGTGGTGATGGGTTGTCTCGTCCTGAACGGATCATTACTGCTGATCAAGTTTCCCGTAGTGATGTGTTGTCTCGTCCCGAGGGGGTCATTGGTGCGGATCAAGTTCTCCGTAGTGATACATTGTCTCGTCCTGGATGGGTCATTGGTGCTGATCAAGTTCCCCGTAGTGATATATTGTCTCGTCCTGGACGGGTCATTGATGCTGATAAAGTTCCCCGTAGTAATAATCCGTCTCCTCCTGAACGAGTCATTGGTGCTGCTCAAGTTCCTCGTAGTGATGTGTTGTCTCGTCCAGAGCGGGTCATTGGTGTGGATCAAGTTCCCCGTAGTGATGTACTCTCTCGTCCCGATAGGGTCATTGGTGCTGGTCAAGTTCCTTGTAGTGATGTGTGGTCTCGTCCTAGGCAGGTCACTGGTGCTGATCAAGTTCCCCGTAGTGATGTGTTGTCTCGTCCTGAACGTGAACCTCTGATTCTGAATGAGTTAGCTGTTTATTCAGAGTCGGAGATGCTGAAAAATTCCAAGGAGAACGAGCGATTCAGACTTGCCAAATTATGGGAGAATTGCCTTGTGGGGGTCCAGCAACAATTTAATAGTGCTTGTGACTTCCGTGATGCTTTACGCAAGTATTCTGTGGCGCAAGGTTTTACATGCATTAAAACTGAGAACAATAGCAACCGATTCAGTGCCAAGTGCAAGGGTAAGGGATGTCCTTGGGAAATTCGTGCATCGAAATTGGCTTCCTCAAAGCACTTTGTGGTTAGAAAACTGAATGACATCCATACTTGTGGAGCGAAAAAAGTAAGCTCCAAGTGA